Proteins from a genomic interval of Thermoanaerobacterium thermosaccharolyticum DSM 571:
- a CDS encoding TlyA family RNA methyltransferase: MKEKERADILLVKKGFFTSREKAKASIMAGEIFADGKRVNKAGDIISVNSILEVKGKSNPYVSRGGLKLEKAIKYFKIDVKDKIAMDVGASTGGFTDCLLKNGARKVYAIDVGYGQLDWSLRNDKRVVNMERTNIRYLNDLPDVVDIVTIDVSFISLAIVIPAIKKFLKNDGELVSLIKPQFEAGREKVGKNGVVKDRSVHIEVINKVIDVLRGLSFGIQGITFSPIKGPEGNIEYLIYAKNNDTNFIEIDVEKLVEMSHDILNKNKKL, encoded by the coding sequence ATGAAGGAAAAAGAAAGAGCAGATATATTATTAGTGAAGAAAGGTTTTTTTACATCTCGCGAAAAGGCTAAAGCTTCAATTATGGCAGGAGAAATATTTGCAGATGGCAAAAGGGTAAATAAGGCTGGAGATATAATCAGCGTTAATTCAATACTGGAAGTAAAAGGTAAATCCAACCCTTATGTTAGTCGTGGAGGTTTAAAGCTTGAGAAAGCGATAAAATATTTTAAAATTGATGTAAAAGATAAAATCGCAATGGATGTTGGAGCATCTACTGGTGGATTTACAGATTGTTTATTAAAAAATGGTGCTAGAAAGGTATATGCTATTGATGTTGGATATGGCCAGCTAGATTGGAGCTTAAGAAATGATAAACGTGTTGTAAACATGGAAAGAACTAATATACGTTATCTTAATGATTTACCTGATGTTGTCGATATAGTGACTATAGATGTGTCTTTTATATCACTTGCTATTGTAATACCGGCAATTAAGAAATTCTTGAAAAATGATGGTGAATTAGTATCTCTCATAAAGCCGCAATTTGAAGCTGGGAGAGAAAAAGTTGGGAAAAATGGTGTTGTAAAGGACCGAAGCGTCCATATAGAAGTTATAAATAAAGTTATTGATGTATTAAGAGGACTATCATTTGGTATTCAGGGAATTACTTTTTCTCCTATAAAAGGCCCAGAGGGAAATATTGAGTATTTAATTTATGCAAAAAATAATGATACCAATTTCATTGAAATTGATGTTGAAAAATTAGTAGAAATGTCGCATGATATACTTAATAAAAATAAAAAGTTATAA
- a CDS encoding bifunctional 5,10-methylenetetrahydrofolate dehydrogenase/5,10-methenyltetrahydrofolate cyclohydrolase, with the protein MIIDGKVIAKRIRENIKAEIQENNYKPKLAILIAGNDSASKIYANAKVKACAGVGIDAEVFCFSDSEEGKFLKKLEELNVDENIHGIIVEMPLPKSFNSQRTYDIINPLKDVDCISTYNMGRLFAGNPLYLPCTPHAILTILKQLDINFTGKHAVIVGRSNILGKPVAKLMLDLDMTVTQCHSKTVDLQKYTKMADVLILAAGKKNLINGDMIKEGVILIDAGINEYDGKIYGDCDFQSAENRCLYITPVPGGVGPVTTSMVLLNTLEAYKNAIKNTYSKTSQ; encoded by the coding sequence ATGATAATTGATGGTAAAGTGATTGCAAAAAGAATAAGAGAAAATATAAAGGCAGAAATTCAAGAAAACAATTATAAGCCAAAGCTTGCAATTCTCATTGCTGGAAATGATAGCGCATCCAAAATATATGCAAATGCTAAAGTTAAAGCTTGTGCAGGTGTAGGGATTGATGCTGAAGTATTTTGCTTTAGCGATAGTGAAGAAGGGAAATTTTTAAAGAAGTTAGAGGAGTTAAATGTCGATGAGAATATACATGGCATAATTGTAGAAATGCCTCTTCCAAAATCATTTAATTCACAAAGAACTTATGATATTATTAATCCTCTTAAAGATGTTGATTGCATATCTACTTATAACATGGGACGGTTATTTGCTGGTAATCCTCTCTACTTGCCTTGTACACCACATGCAATATTGACGATTTTAAAACAATTAGATATAAACTTTACTGGAAAACATGCTGTTATCGTAGGAAGAAGTAATATATTAGGGAAACCAGTTGCCAAGCTTATGCTGGATCTCGATATGACAGTAACTCAGTGCCATTCTAAAACTGTAGATTTGCAAAAATACACTAAGATGGCAGATGTGCTTATATTGGCAGCAGGAAAGAAAAATCTTATTAATGGGGATATGATAAAAGAAGGGGTTATTTTAATCGATGCTGGAATAAATGAGTATGACGGTAAGATATATGGAGATTGTGATTTTCAAAGTGCAGAAAATCGTTGCTTATACATAACACCTGTTCCAGGCGGCGTTGGCCCGGTTACAACGTCTATGGTTTTACTAAATACGTTGGAGGCATATAAGAATGCTATTAAAAACACTTACAGTAAAACAAGTCAATGA
- the xseA gene encoding exodeoxyribonuclease VII large subunit, producing the protein MLLKTLTVKQVNDYLKSIVGSDIILKHIMIKGEISNLHFRGQALYFTLVDEYSSLKCVMFEEYVNDLNIDVKNGMSVIATGRISVYEKSGAFELLVSKIDVEGAGALFLSFEKLKQKLRNEGLFDSGKKKPIPKNPNKIGVITSPTGAAIHDIINILRRRKPSIDILVVPILVQGSSASLEIEEAIKKVNRRNDVDLIILGRGGGSFEDFYPFNEERVARAIYNSRIPIISAVGHETDFTIADFVADLRAPTPSAAAELAVTDVNIYNEKIENYKRSLYHYAMSIIINKRHHLNSLKKSIMSKNPIVKNQQLKIRLNSLNRIMEDSIYSVINNKKFKYISLIDKLNTLSPLNVLKRGYTLTMDKDNVRPITKVENLSANDKIYVLFEDGEAKCTVNEVRIYER; encoded by the coding sequence ATGCTATTAAAAACACTTACAGTAAAACAAGTCAATGACTATTTAAAAAGCATAGTTGGCAGTGACATAATATTAAAACATATAATGATAAAGGGTGAAATATCGAATTTGCATTTTAGGGGACAAGCATTGTATTTTACATTAGTGGATGAATATTCATCTTTAAAATGTGTTATGTTTGAGGAATATGTTAATGATTTAAACATCGACGTAAAAAATGGCATGTCTGTTATTGCAACAGGTAGAATATCTGTTTATGAAAAAAGTGGTGCGTTCGAATTGCTTGTTTCTAAAATTGATGTTGAGGGAGCAGGCGCGCTTTTTTTATCTTTTGAAAAATTAAAACAGAAGCTTAGAAATGAGGGATTATTCGATTCTGGTAAAAAGAAACCAATTCCTAAGAATCCTAATAAAATTGGCGTAATAACGTCGCCAACAGGCGCAGCAATCCATGACATAATAAATATTTTAAGACGAAGGAAACCATCCATAGATATATTGGTGGTTCCAATTTTGGTCCAGGGCAGCTCAGCTTCATTGGAGATTGAAGAAGCAATAAAGAAGGTAAATAGAAGAAATGATGTGGACTTAATTATATTAGGAAGAGGTGGAGGCTCATTTGAAGATTTTTACCCATTTAATGAAGAAAGAGTAGCAAGAGCTATTTATAATTCTAGAATACCTATAATATCTGCTGTCGGACATGAGACCGATTTTACGATTGCTGATTTTGTTGCTGATTTAAGAGCACCGACACCATCTGCTGCAGCCGAATTAGCTGTAACTGATGTTAATATTTATAATGAAAAAATAGAAAATTATAAAAGGAGTTTATATCATTATGCAATGTCTATAATTATAAATAAAAGGCATCATTTAAATAGTTTAAAAAAATCAATTATGAGTAAAAATCCAATTGTCAAAAATCAGCAGTTAAAAATACGGTTAAATAGTTTAAATAGGATTATGGAAGACAGTATTTACAGCGTTATAAACAATAAAAAGTTTAAATATATAAGTTTGATTGACAAATTAAATACTTTAAGTCCTTTAAATGTTTTAAAGCGTGGTTATACTTTGACAATGGATAAAGATAATGTAAGGCCAATTACAAAAGTCGAGAATCTTTCTGCCAATGATAAAATATACGTGTTATTTGAAGATGGTGAAGCTAAATGTACTGTTAATGAGGTGAGAATATATGAACGATAA
- a CDS encoding Asp23/Gls24 family envelope stress response protein: MEENISQELEFGTIKISDDVVAVIAGLAATEVPGVAGMSGGVVNGITEMLGRKNLSKGVKVQVGEKEAAVDLYIVVDYGVRIPEIAWNVQENVKKAIETMTGLKAVEVNIHVQGVNMEKEQKSKEPPKENK; encoded by the coding sequence ATGGAGGAAAATATAAGCCAAGAGCTTGAATTTGGTACAATTAAAATATCAGATGATGTGGTTGCGGTAATAGCTGGATTAGCTGCAACAGAAGTTCCTGGTGTTGCAGGAATGAGTGGTGGTGTTGTGAACGGCATTACTGAAATGCTTGGGCGTAAAAATTTATCAAAAGGCGTCAAGGTTCAAGTCGGAGAAAAGGAAGCTGCAGTTGATTTGTATATTGTAGTTGACTATGGGGTAAGAATACCTGAAATTGCATGGAATGTCCAAGAGAATGTAAAAAAGGCGATAGAAACAATGACTGGCCTTAAAGCAGTCGAAGTAAATATACATGTTCAAGGTGTTAACATGGAAAAAGAACAAAAATCTAAAGAACCACCTAAAGAAAATAAATAG
- the xseB gene encoding exodeoxyribonuclease VII small subunit, with product MNDNIDFEKNMDKLEEIVKKLEKGNLPLEESFKLFKEGLLLSQKLNNVLNDIEGKITMLINNDEEVPFNLEEDKDV from the coding sequence ATGAACGATAATATAGATTTTGAGAAAAATATGGACAAGTTGGAGGAGATAGTTAAAAAGCTAGAAAAGGGAAATTTGCCATTAGAAGAATCTTTTAAACTATTTAAAGAAGGTCTTTTATTATCCCAAAAATTAAATAATGTACTAAATGATATTGAAGGCAAGATTACTATGCTCATCAATAACGATGAAGAAGTACCTTTTAACTTAGAGGAGGACAAAGATGTTTGA
- the amaP gene encoding alkaline shock response membrane anchor protein AmaP — protein sequence MKLVDKTLLMIFIIIIMALSILFIGFGFNLVDPYKFIKIFQLKGQNYIYSVAGILLIISCIIFIMSELNKKSDSVASIILTSNYGNISVSFNTIANLVEKKARTHDGINTQKIYVSKVKEKISISIDVTVSPDVNIPEVAEKLQKDVKSYIENTTAVYIDSIKVNVVNLSSTLKMRVE from the coding sequence ATGAAATTAGTTGATAAAACGTTGTTAATGATATTTATAATTATCATAATGGCACTATCCATTTTATTCATTGGCTTTGGGTTTAATTTAGTCGATCCGTATAAGTTTATAAAAATATTTCAACTTAAAGGTCAAAACTATATCTACAGTGTAGCGGGTATACTTCTTATAATTTCTTGTATAATTTTTATTATGTCTGAACTAAACAAGAAATCTGATTCTGTAGCTTCGATTATTTTAACTAGCAATTATGGCAATATTTCTGTTTCATTTAATACTATTGCTAATCTTGTAGAGAAAAAAGCAAGAACACATGATGGAATAAATACACAAAAGATCTATGTTTCAAAAGTTAAAGAGAAAATATCAATTTCTATTGATGTAACTGTTTCACCAGACGTGAATATACCAGAGGTTGCTGAAAAACTTCAAAAAGATGTAAAAAGTTATATAGAGAATACGACAGCTGTTTATATCGATAGTATAAAAGTAAATGTAGTAAATTTGAGTTCAACTTTGAAAATGAGGGTAGAATAA
- a CDS encoding NAD(+)/NADH kinase, with translation MKNICVIPNVHKDKNLRMTQSLVSWIIEHGNNPVLNEVIASKIGYAEYGKSTSEIFEVSDFIVVLGGDGTILNVARQCASYSTPILGVNLGHLGFLAEVDNENVYEAVEKIIKGEFSIDKRMMLEASVVKDNMEVVNFIALNDIVVTRGSFSRMVKLKAFVNEQYVNTYLADGIIISSPTGSTAYSLSAGGPIVYPNLELFVITPICPHTLHSRSIIVSEKDRVKLVIVGENQDVMITTDGQQGYKLDSGDTIYIRKSNKYTNLIRLKNTNFFDLLRSKLSERNINI, from the coding sequence ATGAAAAATATTTGCGTTATACCTAATGTACACAAAGATAAAAATTTAAGGATGACCCAAAGTCTTGTCAGCTGGATTATTGAACATGGTAATAATCCTGTTTTAAATGAAGTTATTGCATCGAAAATTGGTTATGCTGAATATGGCAAAAGTACTTCAGAAATTTTTGAAGTCAGCGATTTCATTGTAGTTTTAGGTGGTGATGGTACGATTTTAAACGTTGCCAGACAATGTGCATCATATTCGACTCCAATTCTCGGCGTTAATTTAGGACATCTGGGATTTTTAGCAGAGGTTGACAATGAAAATGTATATGAAGCGGTAGAAAAGATAATCAAAGGGGAATTTTCAATTGATAAAAGGATGATGTTGGAAGCAAGTGTTGTTAAAGATAATATGGAAGTAGTTAATTTTATTGCTTTAAATGATATTGTTGTAACTAGGGGTTCTTTTTCCAGGATGGTAAAATTAAAAGCATTTGTAAATGAACAATATGTGAATACTTATTTAGCAGACGGAATTATTATATCCAGTCCAACAGGTTCAACTGCATATTCTTTATCTGCAGGAGGGCCTATCGTGTATCCGAACCTAGAATTGTTTGTCATAACACCAATATGTCCTCATACATTGCATTCGCGCTCAATAATTGTATCAGAAAAAGATAGAGTAAAGCTTGTAATAGTGGGAGAGAATCAAGATGTAATGATAACAACCGATGGACAGCAGGGTTATAAACTAGACAGTGGTGATACTATTTATATAAGGAAGAGTAATAAATATACTAATTTAATACGACTTAAAAATACAAATTTCTTCGATTTATTGCGTAGCAAGTTATCAGAGAGAAATATTAACATATAA
- the dxs gene encoding 1-deoxy-D-xylulose-5-phosphate synthase, which yields MLERINTPNDIKKYSVAELEALSKEIRSFLIEQISKTGGHLASNLGVVELTIALHYVFDSPTDKIIWDVGHQSYVHKILTGRRDLFDGLRKFGGLSGFPKRNESVHDIFETGHSSTSISAALGIAKARDLNNEKYSVISVIGDGALTGGMAFEALNDAGRSKTNLIVILNHNEMSISKNVGSLSLYLSKLRTDPNYFKLKRDLENILNLIPPIGKSIHKSIEKIKDSIKQLFVPGMFFEEMGFTYLGPIDGHDLDSLIDVLKRAKKMEGPIFIHVITKKGKGYVFAEENPDKFHSAVPFNINTGEFKKKNYDTYSDVFGKTLTDLATKNDKIVAITAAMPDGTGLNYFAEKFPNRFYDVGIAEQHAATFAAGMAINGYKPYFAVYSTFLQRAFDQVIHDICIQNLPVVLAIDRAGLVGEDGETHQGVFDVSFLRMIPNMTIMAPKDANEFVEMIKLSSMMQGPCAIRYPKGNAGDYDSKRKVSFKLGKAEVIREGSNVAIFALGRMVNIAIDAIDKLQKNSVNPYLVNLRFVKPLDIETILGISKKVDYIFTVEDNVIVGGVGSAILELLSDNKIYKKFYRFGFPDKFIEHGDVDSLFKKYRLDSDSLAEKIIELVIS from the coding sequence ATGCTCGAAAGAATTAATACACCAAACGATATAAAAAAATACAGTGTAGCTGAACTAGAAGCTTTATCAAAAGAGATACGTAGTTTTTTAATAGAACAAATATCAAAGACAGGTGGACATCTTGCATCCAATCTTGGGGTTGTTGAGTTAACAATTGCACTTCATTATGTATTTGATTCACCTACAGATAAAATTATTTGGGATGTTGGTCACCAAAGCTATGTACATAAGATTTTAACTGGAAGGCGTGATTTATTTGATGGTTTAAGAAAATTTGGAGGATTATCAGGATTTCCAAAAAGAAACGAAAGCGTACATGATATATTTGAGACAGGCCATAGCAGTACATCAATATCTGCCGCTTTAGGGATAGCAAAAGCAAGGGATCTAAATAACGAAAAATATTCTGTTATATCTGTTATTGGAGATGGTGCACTTACTGGTGGCATGGCTTTTGAGGCTTTAAATGATGCTGGCAGATCAAAAACTAACCTAATTGTGATATTGAATCACAATGAAATGTCAATATCAAAAAATGTTGGAAGTCTTTCGCTGTATTTAAGTAAATTGAGAACGGATCCCAATTATTTTAAGTTAAAACGGGATTTGGAGAATATATTAAATTTGATACCTCCAATAGGCAAAAGCATTCACAAATCTATAGAAAAGATTAAAGATTCCATAAAACAATTATTTGTTCCCGGCATGTTTTTTGAAGAGATGGGATTTACATATTTAGGACCTATTGATGGCCATGACCTTGATTCTCTAATTGACGTATTAAAAAGGGCAAAAAAAATGGAAGGGCCGATATTTATACATGTAATAACAAAAAAAGGCAAAGGTTATGTGTTTGCTGAAGAGAATCCTGATAAATTTCATTCAGCAGTTCCATTTAATATAAATACAGGCGAGTTTAAGAAAAAAAATTATGATACATATTCTGATGTATTTGGTAAAACTTTAACAGATTTGGCTACGAAAAATGATAAAATTGTAGCGATAACTGCTGCAATGCCTGATGGTACGGGATTAAACTATTTTGCTGAAAAGTTTCCCAACAGATTTTATGATGTAGGAATAGCCGAGCAACATGCAGCCACATTCGCAGCGGGTATGGCCATCAATGGCTATAAGCCATATTTTGCTGTATATTCAACGTTTTTGCAAAGAGCATTTGACCAAGTAATACATGATATATGTATACAAAATTTGCCTGTAGTTTTGGCGATAGATAGAGCTGGTCTTGTAGGAGAAGATGGTGAAACACATCAAGGTGTGTTTGATGTTTCATTTTTAAGGATGATACCGAACATGACTATTATGGCTCCTAAAGATGCCAATGAATTTGTTGAAATGATTAAATTATCAAGTATGATGCAGGGACCTTGCGCAATAAGGTATCCAAAAGGAAATGCAGGTGATTATGATAGCAAAAGAAAAGTGAGCTTTAAATTAGGCAAAGCTGAAGTTATACGCGAAGGTAGTAATGTGGCTATTTTTGCACTTGGTAGGATGGTTAATATTGCAATAGATGCTATAGATAAACTTCAAAAAAATTCTGTAAATCCATATTTAGTGAATCTAAGATTCGTAAAGCCCCTTGATATTGAGACGATCTTGGGGATTTCAAAAAAAGTTGATTATATATTTACTGTTGAAGATAATGTAATAGTAGGCGGTGTAGGCAGTGCTATATTAGAGCTTCTTAGCGATAACAAGATTTATAAAAAGTTCTATAGATTTGGTTTTCCAGATAAATTTATTGAGCATGGCGATGTGGATAGCTTATTTAAAAAGTATAGATTAGATAGTGATTCTCTGGCAGAAAAAATTATTGAATTGGTGATATCATGA
- the nusB gene encoding transcription antitermination factor NusB has protein sequence MNRTQAREWLVKLLYQFDVSKSEPPDILNRFFESNDPEEEKDYIEKTFYGIVENVNNIDDRIKKYLKNWDINRIAKIDLAIIRCSFYEILYCDDIPNSVSINEAVEIAKKYSTEKSPSFINGILGSLVKDFNNNGDNYDN, from the coding sequence GTGAATAGAACTCAAGCAAGAGAGTGGTTAGTAAAGCTATTGTATCAATTTGATGTATCAAAGTCTGAACCTCCTGACATTTTAAATAGATTTTTTGAGAGTAATGATCCTGAAGAAGAAAAAGATTATATAGAAAAAACATTTTATGGGATAGTTGAAAATGTGAATAATATTGACGATAGGATAAAGAAGTATCTTAAAAATTGGGATATTAATAGAATTGCAAAAATTGATTTGGCAATAATAAGGTGCAGCTTCTATGAAATATTATATTGTGATGACATACCTAATAGCGTTTCCATTAATGAAGCAGTTGAGATAGCAAAAAAGTACAGCACTGAGAAATCGCCGTCTTTTATAAATGGAATTCTGGGAAGTTTAGTAAAAGATTTTAATAATAATGGTGATAATTATGATAATTGA
- a CDS encoding DUF2273 domain-containing protein — MSREELLVLIRSHFGKIVGILLGLIISLFIIFLGFIKTLFICLCTFLGYYIGYKFDSGTLNDFSDFIYRLIGKLNKRS; from the coding sequence ATGAGCAGAGAAGAATTGCTGGTATTAATTCGTAGCCATTTTGGAAAAATAGTAGGGATCTTACTTGGACTTATTATATCTTTATTTATTATCTTTTTAGGTTTTATTAAAACTTTGTTTATTTGCTTATGTACTTTTTTAGGTTATTATATTGGATATAAATTTGATTCTGGAACTTTAAATGATTTTAGTGATTTTATATATAGATTGATTGGAAAATTAAATAAGAGGAGTTGA
- a CDS encoding polyprenyl synthetase family protein — protein MFDDILMEKIEYINNGLNKLLDIDDKPEILYDAMRYSVFAGGKRLRPVLCISSCELVGGDRDDALPVACAIEFIHTYSLIHDDLPAMDNDDLRRGKPTNHKVYGEALAILAGDALLNYGFEVLIHHALDSANCQNILRATEEIAHAAGCHGMIGGQVVDLLSENKNITEEELKFMHDHKTGALIKASVVAGAIMGGADDETIKKLSDYAEYIGLAFQIKDDILDVLGDESKLGKNVKSDLENGKSTFVSVFGLQRSISLVKELTASAIRILDDFGEKSEFLKSLTKYMADRDS, from the coding sequence ATGTTTGATGACATTCTTATGGAAAAGATTGAATATATTAATAATGGATTAAATAAGCTATTAGATATAGATGATAAACCGGAAATTTTGTATGATGCAATGAGGTACAGTGTTTTTGCTGGTGGGAAAAGGCTTCGACCAGTATTATGCATATCATCATGCGAACTTGTTGGCGGAGATAGAGATGATGCACTGCCGGTTGCTTGCGCCATAGAATTTATACATACATACTCATTAATACATGATGATTTGCCGGCTATGGATAATGATGACTTAAGGCGTGGAAAACCTACCAATCACAAGGTTTATGGTGAAGCACTTGCAATTCTTGCCGGAGATGCTTTATTAAATTACGGATTCGAGGTATTAATACATCATGCGTTAGATTCAGCAAATTGTCAAAATATATTGAGAGCAACAGAGGAGATTGCACATGCTGCAGGATGTCATGGCATGATAGGTGGCCAAGTTGTTGATTTATTGTCGGAGAATAAAAACATAACTGAAGAAGAATTAAAATTTATGCATGACCATAAAACAGGTGCGTTGATAAAGGCTTCTGTTGTTGCTGGCGCAATAATGGGTGGAGCTGATGATGAGACAATTAAAAAATTAAGTGATTATGCTGAATATATAGGTTTGGCATTTCAGATAAAAGATGATATTTTAGATGTTTTAGGTGATGAATCAAAGCTTGGGAAAAATGTAAAAAGTGATTTAGAAAACGGTAAGTCAACGTTTGTAAGTGTATTTGGACTTCAGCGATCTATAAGCTTAGTTAAAGAATTAACTGCAAGTGCAATTAGAATATTAGATGATTTTGGAGAGAAGAGCGAATTTTTAAAAAGCCTTACTAAATATATGGCAGATAGAGATAGCTAA